The Gloeomargarita sp. SRBZ-1_bins_9 sequence GTGCGGGCAACCCGGTGCAGGGAGGCGCGGATAGGGGCTACCGATTGGGGGGACTTTAAGGTGGCACCGGCACCGCCGTGGATGATCACCTGGGGGCCATTTGTAGCGTCAATCCTTGCCACCTGATACGTCGCCATGCTCCCACCAACGCCCCTTATCGGCTACACTGACTGGTATTGATGATATGAAAAATTAGCGTTATCTAACTGGGCTATGGAACGTTTTGTCGCCGCTGAGAGGCCACCGTCGCCGGTGTGGCTAAATGCCCTTTCGACGCAGGTATCCCTGGAGCGGGCTATTCAAGAGGTGACGGCGCAGGTGCAGGCCCTGGGTACGGTAGATTTGGCCCTGGTATTTATCAGCAATAGTTTCGCCAGCGAATACGTGCGGTTGCTGCCCCTGTTGCACGAGGCGTTACCCATCCGCTGTCTGGTGGGGTGCGGGGCCAATGGGGTGGTGGGTTCTCTCCCCAGCGGTGTCGCCCAGGAAATCGAAGGGAAACCGGCTCTGGCTCTGAGCGTGGCTCGCTTGCCGGGGGTGGAGGTGCATCCCTTGGTGATCCAGCCCCAGGATGTGCCCGATTTGGACAGCCCGCCCCAGGCCTGGGTGGAGGTGGTAGGCGTGGACCCGGCGCGCAACCCCCACTTTATCTTGCTGGCGGATCCCGCTACGAGCCGGATTGTGGATGTGCTCCAGGGACTGGATTACGCCTATCCCCATAGCGTCAAGGTGGGGGGTCTGGTGGGGGATGGCCTGTTTTGCCAACGGGAATTGGTAACCCAGGGGGTGGTCGGTGTGGCCCTGGCGGGGTTGCGGGCAGAAGCCATTGTCGCCCAAGGGTGTCGGCCTATCGGCCAGCCCTACCGCGTGACCAAGGGCGAGCGCAATATCATCCTGGGCCTGGAGGACCGGACGCCCCTGCAGGTGTTGCAAAACTTGATCCAAAACCTGGACGAGGCCGACCGAGAATTGGCCCAATCGGGGTTGCACATTGGTGTGGTGGGGGATGAATTCAAGCAGGAACTAGGGCCGACGGATTTTCTCATTCGCAATCTGCTGGGGATTGACCCGCGCTATGGGGCCATTGCTATCGGCGACCGGGTGCGGCCTGGCCAACGGGTGCAATTTCACCTGCGGGATGCCCAAACCTCCATCACCGATTTGCAACAACTGCTGGCGTCCCACGTGCGCCATCATCCTGAACCACCGGTGGGGGCGCTGATGTTTGCCTGTTTGGGTCGGGGGCAGCACCTGTACGGACGACCGAACGTGGATTCCCACCTGTTCCAGCAGTATTTACCGGGCGTGACCCTGGCGGGGTGCTTTTGCAACGGGGAAATCGGGCCGGTGGGGAACACCACCTACCTGCACGGCTACACCGCCGTTTTTGTCCTGTGGTATGCTTAACCAGCTGTTAGACGGTCGTTATCGCATCATTGCTACCCTGGCGGCGGGGGGGTTTGGCAAAACTTTTTTGGCCCAGGACACCAAGCGACCGGGGCAACCCCAGTGTGTGGTGA is a genomic window containing:
- a CDS encoding FIST C-terminal domain-containing protein; protein product: MERFVAAERPPSPVWLNALSTQVSLERAIQEVTAQVQALGTVDLALVFISNSFASEYVRLLPLLHEALPIRCLVGCGANGVVGSLPSGVAQEIEGKPALALSVARLPGVEVHPLVIQPQDVPDLDSPPQAWVEVVGVDPARNPHFILLADPATSRIVDVLQGLDYAYPHSVKVGGLVGDGLFCQRELVTQGVVGVALAGLRAEAIVAQGCRPIGQPYRVTKGERNIILGLEDRTPLQVLQNLIQNLDEADRELAQSGLHIGVVGDEFKQELGPTDFLIRNLLGIDPRYGAIAIGDRVRPGQRVQFHLRDAQTSITDLQQLLASHVRHHPEPPVGALMFACLGRGQHLYGRPNVDSHLFQQYLPGVTLAGCFCNGEIGPVGNTTYLHGYTAVFVLWYA